Proteins found in one Methanospirillum hungatei JF-1 genomic segment:
- a CDS encoding tetratricopeptide repeat protein, protein MSPLYILIILLALLWSTPGVAATGLFNAEENITGILARDPILVLDQFENGTFPDINASTLMEHQDLLYRKLALGLINRGDYERAESVLLSIPPEVRGYDSSLLLAFLYTRMQNLDAALNHIVSLQVQYPDDLKLDNARAYVLCMAGSPADARRIMEPVIMQVPGYGPFLDTWGTILAAEGRYADAEKACRKAHALMPDDAEVLAHLGMILYKSGRTADAQDVYQRAVRIDPAFGEGQKEYARVLMDLKRYAEAGKAIRAALRLMPGDSDLISWEQEIDDILLSWYIRQEQEAYRPPIIKRVVQESHS, encoded by the coding sequence ATGAGCCCTTTATATATTCTCATCATCCTTCTGGCCTTGCTCTGGAGTACACCGGGAGTCGCGGCAACCGGTCTTTTTAATGCGGAGGAGAATATTACTGGGATCCTGGCCCGGGATCCGATCCTGGTGCTTGATCAGTTCGAGAACGGGACCTTTCCTGATATCAATGCCAGTACTCTGATGGAACACCAGGACCTGCTCTACCGGAAACTGGCCCTGGGTCTTATAAACCGGGGAGATTATGAGAGAGCGGAATCTGTCCTCTTAAGTATACCTCCGGAGGTCAGAGGATATGACAGCAGCCTTCTTCTTGCCTTTCTCTATACCAGGATGCAGAACCTTGATGCTGCCCTGAATCATATTGTCAGCCTTCAGGTCCAGTACCCCGATGATCTGAAACTTGATAATGCCCGGGCATATGTGCTCTGTATGGCCGGATCACCAGCTGATGCACGACGGATCATGGAACCGGTTATTATGCAGGTTCCGGGGTATGGTCCCTTTCTTGATACCTGGGGCACTATTCTTGCTGCAGAGGGGAGGTATGCTGATGCAGAAAAAGCCTGCAGAAAGGCACACGCCCTCATGCCCGATGATGCAGAGGTTCTGGCACACCTGGGGATGATCCTATATAAATCCGGAAGAACAGCCGATGCCCAGGACGTATACCAACGGGCAGTCCGGATAGATCCTGCCTTTGGGGAGGGGCAGAAGGAGTATGCCCGTGTTCTGATGGATCTGAAGCGGTATGCTGAAGCGGGAAAGGCGATACGGGCTGCACTCCGATTAATGCCTGGCGATTCGGATCTCATCTCCTGGGAGCAGGAGATTGATGATATCCTGCTGTCGTGGTACATCCGGCAGGAACAGGAGGCTTATCGTCCCCCGATTATAAAACGAGTGGTTCAGGAGAGCCATTCATAA